In the Gemmatimonadaceae bacterium genome, one interval contains:
- a CDS encoding zf-HC2 domain-containing protein has protein sequence MTQHPEEGTLHAYIDGELSPGEAATLELHVGQCARCAAALAEARGFVAAASRVITTLDAAPSSAVAPAAPVIVQPSAPARRVVRPLIFRLPYARAAALLLLVGGTAVVLDRTGTFARGRSSQAESLMADAATASEIVAEPTAESPTAAMPASAPAAAADLSTEAGGGTTGNAARDAVAPPRVVAGRETDGARRARVVERSAPPPESARAGLVEQRGVAGGMATKPPPAAPAAALARKDAAPTVAQPTALPVAPPAPPPPVRPAMRFEEVVVTSAPMLGANVSRYRTKDGTVLTLTEELLRTSFAEESAATRRSAAPQVQQRAAAQMAATVINSYRWSSPERGMTYTLSGPLTVAELEALSKRLSELERVP, from the coding sequence ATGACGCAGCATCCTGAAGAAGGCACGCTGCACGCGTACATAGATGGCGAGCTGTCTCCGGGTGAGGCCGCGACGCTCGAGCTGCACGTCGGGCAATGCGCCCGGTGCGCGGCAGCGCTCGCGGAAGCGCGCGGATTCGTCGCGGCCGCGTCACGCGTGATAACCACGCTCGATGCCGCGCCATCGTCGGCGGTAGCGCCCGCGGCGCCGGTGATCGTGCAGCCATCCGCTCCGGCCCGCCGGGTGGTGCGGCCACTGATCTTCCGCCTGCCGTATGCGCGCGCGGCCGCGCTGCTGTTGCTCGTGGGCGGCACGGCGGTCGTGCTCGATCGCACGGGGACGTTCGCGCGGGGAAGAAGCTCGCAAGCTGAATCATTGATGGCGGACGCCGCGACGGCGAGCGAAATCGTTGCAGAGCCAACAGCGGAATCCCCGACGGCTGCAATGCCTGCGAGCGCTCCCGCCGCCGCGGCAGATCTGTCGACGGAAGCGGGCGGTGGAACAACCGGCAACGCCGCGCGGGATGCTGTCGCGCCACCGCGTGTCGTCGCGGGAAGGGAAACCGACGGCGCAAGACGCGCGCGCGTGGTGGAGCGCAGCGCTCCGCCACCCGAGTCTGCCCGGGCTGGGCTTGTCGAGCAGCGTGGTGTCGCCGGTGGCATGGCAACCAAGCCTCCGCCGGCAGCGCCGGCGGCTGCGCTTGCAAGAAAGGATGCAGCACCAACGGTGGCGCAGCCTACCGCACTCCCGGTCGCGCCTCCTGCTCCGCCTCCGCCGGTGAGGCCCGCAATGAGGTTCGAGGAAGTCGTCGTCACGAGCGCGCCGATGCTGGGCGCAAACGTATCGCGGTACCGCACCAAGGACGGAACGGTTCTCACGCTCACGGAAGAGCTACTGCGAACGAGCTTCGCGGAGGAGTCGGCGGCCACGCGGCGGAGCGCCGCGCCACAAGTGCAGCAGAGAGCGGCCGCCCAGATGGCCGCTACGGTGATCAATTCCTATCGCTGGTCCAGCCCGGAGCGCGGAATGACCTACACGCTCTCAGGCCCGCTGACTGTCGCGGAGCTCGAGGCGCTGTCGAAGCGACTGAGCGAGCTGGAACGGGTGCCCTGA
- a CDS encoding sigma-70 family RNA polymerase sigma factor produces MTDVDRLFRTYNAQLVRYLTRRLGDSDLAEEVAQETFVRAMRQDEITNERAWLFAVATNLLRDAARRQERERKHLTLLAAETRVSSEDTDAEAELSVERLRQSAAARRALGALGDRDRSALLMKEEGLSYPEIAEALDLSPGSVGTTLARARRRLVEAYEEIEGKGERNDAAS; encoded by the coding sequence ATGACTGACGTAGATCGCCTGTTTCGAACGTACAACGCGCAGCTCGTGCGCTACCTGACCCGCCGGCTGGGCGACAGCGACCTCGCGGAGGAGGTGGCGCAGGAGACGTTCGTGCGGGCGATGCGGCAGGACGAGATCACGAACGAGCGCGCGTGGCTGTTCGCGGTGGCCACGAATCTTCTGCGGGACGCGGCCCGGCGGCAGGAGCGGGAGCGGAAGCATCTGACGCTGCTCGCCGCGGAGACACGGGTGAGCTCGGAGGATACGGATGCGGAGGCCGAGCTGTCGGTCGAGCGGTTGCGGCAGAGCGCGGCCGCGCGGCGAGCGCTCGGCGCGCTGGGTGACAGGGACAGGTCGGCGCTGCTGATGAAAGAGGAAGGGCTGAGCTACCCGGAGATCGCGGAAGCGCTCGATCTCTCGCCCGGCTCGGTGGGAACCACGCTGGCGCGCGCGCGGCGGCGACTCGTGGAAGCATATGAAGAGATCGAAGGAAAAGGAGAGAGAAATGACGCAGCATCCTGA
- a CDS encoding VIT and VWA domain-containing protein, with amino-acid sequence MRRLVFALLSLAAAPIQTAFAQGLLVPRCAEIRRPCTTQGGVARVRSDVRVELASGVLRYEVSETFVNNGGALGEADYIFPLPRNAAFRDLRLMINGELVSGETMTADRARAIYEEIVRSQRDPALVEWFDHGLLRARIFPIAPGERKQVVVRFDVVAERQGDALRIDYFRGTEPRQQQGRPIPARGNGDDGTVSSQRTVSTFRLRYPVGAALGRAYSPTHSLHESREGSWRTFESSGGGAAITVLVPRASGTRPAVTLLTHATGSDDRYVMISLSPGATRTVPAIRDVAFVLDVSGSMRGEKMRQAVRAGEALLRTLRPGDYFRIIPFSTEVESFRSRSVPATAANVAEAVRYLRALRAEGSTNIQAALEEALDHEARGIPIVLFLTDGLPTVGERGHARLAQIAADRRGRARVFTFGLGADVNVALLEELSIEGRGTAQFVRPSESIERIVSLVAQRLGAPVITDLRLEANGVRLRQVYPRLPADVFAGQDLVILARYEGEGRGTIELTGTSPQGSVRIPVSASFPARERDNAFVARLWAIRRIGYLTAERRRSGASAEVDDEIRSLGQRFGIPTELTSYLVLEPGMERFRDRTMRLQEVTVTGAAGGMAARPERDLAGKAVSPPPPARAPATTGAQAFESARRSASQRAASTLEAAADASANVRNAAGRTFVLRAGVWTDVADAGTGSRLVRVQPFSELYFTLMKEIPELREILALGERVLVHGKRVRIELHPDGATRLAEPEVEAIVRDW; translated from the coding sequence ATGCGCCGCCTCGTTTTCGCACTTCTTTCCCTTGCCGCCGCACCCATTCAAACCGCCTTCGCCCAGGGGCTGCTGGTGCCCAGGTGCGCGGAGATCCGCCGGCCATGCACGACGCAGGGGGGCGTCGCGCGGGTCCGCAGCGACGTCCGGGTCGAGCTGGCTTCCGGCGTGCTTCGCTACGAAGTCAGCGAGACTTTCGTGAACAACGGCGGAGCGCTCGGTGAGGCCGACTACATCTTTCCGCTTCCGCGCAACGCCGCCTTCCGCGACCTGCGGCTCATGATCAACGGCGAGCTGGTGTCGGGCGAGACGATGACCGCCGACCGCGCGCGGGCCATTTACGAGGAGATCGTCCGGAGCCAACGCGATCCCGCGCTCGTCGAATGGTTCGATCACGGGCTGCTCCGCGCGCGAATCTTTCCGATCGCGCCGGGAGAGCGAAAGCAGGTAGTCGTGCGCTTCGACGTCGTCGCGGAGCGGCAGGGCGACGCTCTGCGCATCGATTACTTCCGCGGGACCGAGCCGCGGCAGCAGCAAGGCAGGCCGATACCGGCTCGCGGCAACGGCGACGATGGAACGGTCTCGAGCCAGCGCACCGTTTCGACTTTCCGGCTGCGGTATCCCGTCGGGGCGGCGCTGGGGCGCGCGTATTCTCCGACGCACTCGCTGCACGAGAGCCGCGAAGGGTCGTGGAGAACGTTCGAGTCGTCAGGCGGCGGCGCGGCGATCACTGTGCTGGTCCCGCGCGCGAGCGGCACCCGTCCGGCGGTCACTCTGCTCACACATGCGACCGGGTCGGACGACCGGTACGTGATGATCTCGCTGTCGCCCGGAGCTACACGCACGGTGCCCGCGATTCGCGACGTCGCGTTCGTGCTCGACGTTTCCGGCTCGATGCGCGGCGAGAAGATGCGCCAGGCCGTACGGGCGGGCGAAGCACTGCTGCGCACGCTGAGACCGGGCGACTACTTCAGGATCATTCCGTTCAGCACGGAGGTCGAGAGCTTCCGGTCGCGGTCCGTGCCGGCGACCGCTGCGAACGTGGCGGAAGCCGTGCGCTACCTGCGCGCGCTGCGCGCGGAGGGATCCACCAACATTCAGGCCGCGCTGGAGGAAGCGCTGGATCACGAGGCACGGGGCATCCCGATCGTGCTCTTTCTCACGGACGGATTGCCGACTGTCGGCGAGCGTGGGCATGCCCGGCTGGCGCAGATCGCGGCGGACCGTCGCGGCCGCGCGCGGGTGTTCACCTTCGGGCTCGGCGCGGACGTGAACGTGGCGCTGCTCGAGGAGCTGTCCATCGAAGGACGCGGCACGGCGCAGTTCGTCAGGCCGTCGGAGTCCATCGAGCGCATCGTTTCACTCGTTGCCCAGCGGCTCGGCGCTCCCGTGATCACCGACCTCAGGCTCGAAGCCAACGGAGTGCGGCTGCGGCAGGTCTATCCCCGGCTGCCCGCCGACGTGTTCGCCGGCCAGGACCTCGTGATCCTCGCGCGCTACGAGGGCGAAGGGCGCGGGACGATCGAGCTTACGGGAACGTCTCCGCAGGGATCGGTGCGGATTCCGGTCTCGGCGAGCTTTCCGGCGCGTGAGCGGGACAACGCGTTCGTCGCGCGGCTGTGGGCGATCCGCCGGATCGGTTATCTGACGGCCGAGCGGAGGCGGTCGGGCGCGTCAGCGGAAGTGGACGACGAGATCCGCTCTCTCGGTCAGCGCTTCGGCATTCCGACCGAGCTGACGTCGTACCTGGTGCTCGAGCCCGGGATGGAGCGATTCAGGGACCGGACTATGCGTCTGCAAGAAGTGACGGTGACGGGCGCTGCCGGAGGCATGGCCGCGAGACCGGAAAGAGATCTGGCCGGCAAGGCGGTTTCGCCGCCGCCACCGGCGAGGGCGCCGGCTACGACTGGAGCGCAGGCGTTCGAGTCCGCCCGCAGGTCGGCGTCACAGCGCGCCGCGAGCACGCTCGAGGCGGCCGCGGACGCGTCAGCGAACGTGCGGAACGCGGCGGGACGGACCTTCGTGCTGCGCGCCGGCGTATGGACAGACGTGGCCGACGCGGGGACGGGCTCGCGGCTGGTTCGCGTGCAGCCGTTCTCCGAGCTTTACTTCACGCTCATGAAGGAGATCCCGGAGCTGCGTGAGATACTCGCCCTGGGAGAAAGGGTTCTCGTTCACGGCAAGCGCGTCCGGATCGAGCTGCACCCCGACGGCGCGACGCGGCTCGCCGAACCCGAGGTCGAGGCAATCGTACGCGACTGGTAA
- a CDS encoding lytic transglycosylase domain-containing protein, with amino-acid sequence MNRFESFMNNRAARVGAAVGTVVVAAVVAVQLGSGSGTSSGTAFIDHALATVAERPVRSESGWDIANLDNQRVDMWIEIFTTRPKLRDRFAVWLERKPKFEPMISAKLADRDMPQDLIYLAMIESGFNPKAYSHAHAGGLWQFIAETGQRYGLTVNKRVDERNHPDKATDAALAYLTDLHDRFGSWYLAAAAYNTGENRVGRLMREVTGKERGTDADYYRISSRLPRETRDYVPMMIAAARISKDPAKYGFGPETEYRRTAAAEVAQEPRVAE; translated from the coding sequence ATGAACCGATTTGAGTCTTTCATGAACAACAGAGCGGCTCGCGTTGGCGCGGCCGTCGGCACGGTCGTGGTCGCGGCCGTCGTCGCGGTGCAGCTCGGCTCCGGATCGGGGACGTCCAGTGGAACCGCGTTCATCGATCACGCCCTCGCCACGGTGGCCGAGCGGCCGGTCCGGAGCGAGTCGGGCTGGGACATCGCCAACCTCGACAACCAGCGCGTGGACATGTGGATCGAGATCTTCACGACTCGTCCGAAGCTGCGCGACCGGTTCGCCGTGTGGCTCGAGCGCAAGCCGAAGTTCGAGCCGATGATCTCGGCGAAGCTCGCCGACCGCGACATGCCGCAAGACCTGATCTACCTGGCGATGATCGAGTCGGGCTTCAATCCGAAGGCATATTCCCACGCCCACGCGGGCGGACTCTGGCAGTTCATCGCGGAGACGGGGCAGCGTTACGGCCTGACGGTGAACAAGCGCGTGGACGAGCGCAACCATCCGGACAAGGCGACCGATGCTGCGCTGGCGTACCTGACGGACCTGCACGACCGCTTCGGTTCGTGGTATCTCGCGGCCGCGGCATACAACACGGGCGAGAATCGCGTCGGACGGCTCATGCGCGAGGTCACGGGCAAGGAGCGTGGTACGGATGCGGATTACTACCGTATTTCGAGCCGGCTGCCGCGGGAAACGCGGGACTACGTGCCGATGATGATCGCTGCGGCGCGTATCTCCAAGGACCCGGCGAAGTACGGCTTCGGTCCGGAGACCGAGTACCGCCGGACGGCGGCAGCGGAAGTCGCGCAGGAGCCGAGGGTAGCGGAGTAG
- a CDS encoding hemolysin III family protein has protein sequence MRFQLYAGSALCEPAGNLPGTMHPTVERPQSRGEEIANSVSHGIGLLAALAGTPVLLVASARHGTAGNVVAAAIFAATTVLLYLASTIYHAVPHNRAKHVLRMIDHGAIFLLIAGTYTPFTLGVLRGAWGWSLFGVVWGLAIIGVALKALDTLWHPVLSTALYVTMGWLAVVAVRPFWLRLPVEGSMLLLAGGIAYTGGVAFYASKRIRYGHFLWHLCVLAGTVCHYLAVLWYAS, from the coding sequence GTGAGATTCCAGCTGTACGCGGGCTCGGCACTCTGCGAGCCCGCCGGGAATCTCCCGGGGACCATGCATCCGACAGTCGAACGTCCGCAGTCGCGAGGCGAGGAAATCGCCAACAGTGTGAGTCACGGAATCGGGTTGCTGGCCGCGCTGGCCGGCACGCCGGTCCTCCTCGTGGCCTCGGCTCGACATGGTACAGCCGGAAATGTCGTAGCCGCTGCCATCTTCGCAGCCACCACCGTGCTGCTGTACCTCGCCTCCACGATCTATCACGCCGTCCCGCACAACCGGGCCAAGCATGTGCTCCGCATGATTGATCATGGTGCCATCTTCCTCCTCATAGCCGGCACCTACACGCCGTTCACGCTCGGCGTCCTCCGCGGAGCCTGGGGATGGTCGCTGTTCGGCGTGGTCTGGGGCCTCGCCATCATTGGTGTAGCGCTCAAGGCGCTCGACACCTTGTGGCACCCGGTGCTGTCGACCGCCCTATATGTCACGATGGGATGGCTTGCCGTCGTGGCGGTCCGGCCTTTCTGGCTTCGCCTACCTGTAGAGGGATCGATGTTGCTGCTGGCCGGCGGAATCGCGTACACGGGTGGCGTCGCTTTTTATGCGTCGAAGCGCATTCGCTACGGCCACTTTCTGTGGCACCTCTGCGTTCTCGCCGGAACGGTGTGCCACTACCTCGCCGTGCTATGGTACGCCTCGTAG
- a CDS encoding FAD/NAD(P)-binding oxidoreductase, with translation MAKSQTVLVLGGGVGGLVAANALRKLLPKEHRVVLVERGSSFVFAPSFLWLMTGGRTPDQISRPLARLRKRGIEVVRGEVERIDPGKRSAVVDGRTIDADHLVIALGAELVPEAIPSLADAGHNFYTLGGAESLREALADFSGGKIAILTAAPAYKCPAAPYEAAMLLEYAVRKRKLRDRTQIDLYAAEPGPMGVAGPEVSAAVRQMVESKGVTYHPEHQIKEVDVADRLLKFTNGFEANFDLLAFVPPHAPPRVVRETDLVGDTGWIQVDRHTLETKHPGVYAIGDVVSIPLTMGKPLPKAGVFAHGEAEVVAHNIARAVTGQGSAATFAGAGECFLEAGDGKAGFGKGNFYGEPVPTIKLHPPAWHWHAAKVLFEKNWLYRWF, from the coding sequence ATGGCAAAATCACAGACTGTACTCGTGCTCGGCGGAGGGGTTGGCGGGTTGGTAGCGGCGAACGCCCTCCGCAAGCTGCTCCCGAAAGAGCACCGTGTGGTTCTGGTCGAGCGCGGAAGCTCCTTCGTATTCGCGCCATCGTTTCTCTGGCTGATGACGGGCGGGAGGACGCCGGATCAGATCTCCCGCCCGCTGGCCAGGCTGCGGAAGCGCGGCATCGAGGTGGTGCGTGGCGAAGTCGAGCGGATAGATCCCGGCAAGCGATCGGCGGTCGTCGACGGACGTACCATCGACGCCGATCATCTCGTGATCGCGCTCGGAGCGGAGCTCGTGCCGGAGGCCATTCCCAGCCTCGCCGACGCGGGCCACAACTTCTACACGCTCGGCGGGGCCGAATCTCTGCGCGAAGCCCTGGCTGATTTTTCGGGCGGGAAGATCGCCATCCTCACCGCGGCACCGGCCTACAAGTGTCCGGCCGCACCGTATGAAGCCGCGATGCTGCTCGAGTACGCCGTTCGAAAGCGGAAGCTTCGGGACCGCACGCAGATCGACCTGTACGCGGCGGAGCCAGGGCCCATGGGAGTCGCGGGGCCAGAGGTATCCGCGGCGGTCCGGCAAATGGTGGAAAGCAAGGGCGTCACCTATCACCCGGAGCACCAGATCAAGGAAGTGGACGTCGCGGACCGACTGCTCAAGTTCACCAACGGATTCGAGGCGAACTTCGACTTGCTCGCTTTCGTTCCGCCGCACGCGCCACCGCGAGTAGTGCGCGAGACGGACCTGGTGGGCGACACGGGGTGGATTCAGGTGGACCGGCACACGTTGGAAACGAAACACCCGGGCGTGTACGCGATCGGTGACGTCGTATCCATCCCGCTGACCATGGGCAAGCCGCTACCGAAGGCGGGTGTCTTCGCGCACGGCGAGGCGGAAGTGGTCGCGCACAACATCGCCCGCGCCGTGACGGGACAAGGAAGCGCCGCAACGTTCGCCGGAGCCGGCGAGTGCTTCCTGGAGGCTGGGGATGGGAAAGCCGGATTCGGCAAGGGAAATTTCTATGGCGAGCCGGTGCCGACGATAAAGCTTCACCCCCCGGCGTGGCATTGGCATGCGGCGAAAGTCTTGTTCGAGAAAAACTGGCTCTACCGTTGGTTCTAA
- a CDS encoding DsrE family protein: MNVLLVLNDPPYGTERCYNGLRLAGSLAQRDNVVVKVFLAGDAAACAKSGQKVPQGYYNVQAMLAAVTRHGGGIGVCGTCMDARGITEAELVEGARRSTLGEWTSWTIEADKVLIF, from the coding sequence ATGAACGTCCTGCTGGTTCTGAACGATCCTCCCTATGGCACGGAGCGATGCTACAACGGGCTACGCCTGGCGGGCTCACTGGCGCAGCGCGACAATGTCGTAGTGAAGGTCTTTCTCGCCGGCGACGCTGCCGCATGCGCCAAGAGCGGACAGAAGGTCCCGCAGGGCTACTACAACGTCCAAGCCATGCTCGCAGCGGTAACCCGGCATGGCGGCGGGATAGGGGTCTGCGGAACCTGCATGGATGCGCGCGGGATTACCGAGGCCGAGCTGGTGGAAGGCGCGCGCCGGAGCACACTGGGCGAGTGGACGTCCTGGACTATCGAAGCCGACAAGGTCCTCATCTTTTAA
- a CDS encoding metalloregulator ArsR/SmtB family transcription factor, producing MGRRRGKERIYEQLARIGKAVASGRRMELLEILAQGERTVEKLAKETTLSVANTSHHLQSLRDAGLVDARKEGLYVHYRLADPGVYELLRLMREIGERRLSELNDLVASYLTARDELEPVTREGLLDRARAGTVLVVDVRPEEEYLAGHIPGAVSIPLAELERRVSEIPADKDVVAYCRGPYCVLVFRAVEILRLRGHRARRLMDGFPEWRAAGLPVETAAHEGAA from the coding sequence ATGGGACGTCGGCGAGGAAAGGAGCGGATATACGAGCAGCTCGCGCGAATCGGTAAAGCCGTAGCGAGCGGCCGGCGCATGGAACTGCTCGAGATTCTCGCCCAGGGTGAGCGGACGGTGGAGAAGCTCGCGAAGGAGACGACGCTCTCGGTCGCGAACACATCCCACCATCTGCAGTCGCTGCGGGACGCGGGGCTGGTGGACGCGCGCAAGGAAGGGCTGTACGTCCACTACCGGCTCGCGGACCCGGGTGTGTACGAGTTGCTCCGACTCATGCGCGAGATTGGCGAGCGGCGTCTTTCGGAGCTCAATGATCTGGTGGCCAGCTACCTCACCGCGCGGGACGAGCTCGAGCCGGTGACACGGGAAGGGCTGCTCGACCGGGCTCGAGCGGGAACGGTGCTGGTCGTCGACGTCCGGCCCGAGGAGGAATACCTCGCCGGTCACATTCCCGGAGCGGTCTCCATCCCGCTCGCGGAGCTGGAGCGCCGCGTCAGCGAAATTCCCGCGGACAAGGACGTCGTCGCGTACTGCCGGGGGCCGTACTGCGTTCTCGTTTTTCGCGCAGTCGAGATCCTTCGACTCCGCGGACATCGGGCCAGGCGCCTGATGGATGGGTTCCCGGAATGGCGCGCCGCGGGGCTGCCCGTCGAAACTGCCGCGCACGAGGGGGCGGCATGA
- a CDS encoding lysophospholipid acyltransferase family protein encodes MLPLFSRVAAFATRTFYRTTITGGEIPRDGPLLLAGNHPNSLLDPLFLAAAARRPVRFLAKAPLFSNPWTAWAVAAVGAIPVYRPRDNPALVGRNESMFRAAHDALLGGAAVGIFPEGMSHDAPSIAPLRTGAARIALGARPRLGHPLPIIPVGLVLRKKEEFRSDAHVLIGEPVRWDDIDGAENSSDAVKELTARIDHSLRRVTLNLEQWEDAPLIAAAEAIYVAELGTAPESGTLVDRWREAARILSATRRDGDAEATALAREIRRHARGLDLFGLEPADLKAATDLRGAARWSARRAALPAQIAVAWIGAVLFWVPYRLTAVLVDRSSADGASRASIKLVGGAALFILWTALLAAVAWIAAGWTAAVAALALLPLLALTTLLLLEEANDAWSDARRFFLLRSRVRPLEELRSRQPELAQRLRELRDRATGERG; translated from the coding sequence TTGCTGCCGTTGTTTTCCCGGGTCGCCGCGTTCGCTACCAGAACGTTTTACCGGACCACGATCACCGGCGGAGAGATCCCGCGTGACGGTCCGCTGCTGCTCGCAGGGAACCACCCGAACTCGCTGCTCGATCCGCTGTTCCTTGCGGCCGCCGCGCGCAGGCCCGTGCGGTTCCTGGCGAAGGCGCCGCTCTTCTCCAACCCGTGGACGGCGTGGGCGGTCGCGGCGGTCGGCGCGATCCCCGTGTATCGACCGCGCGACAACCCGGCGCTCGTGGGCCGGAACGAGAGCATGTTCCGCGCGGCGCACGATGCGCTGCTCGGCGGCGCGGCCGTCGGGATCTTTCCCGAAGGAATGAGTCACGACGCGCCTTCCATCGCGCCGCTCCGCACTGGAGCCGCCCGCATCGCCCTGGGAGCGAGACCCCGCCTCGGACACCCGCTCCCGATCATTCCGGTAGGACTGGTTCTTCGCAAGAAAGAGGAATTCCGCTCGGACGCGCACGTTCTCATCGGCGAGCCTGTCCGGTGGGACGACATCGATGGCGCGGAAAACAGTTCCGACGCCGTCAAGGAATTGACCGCGCGCATCGACCACTCCTTGCGCCGCGTGACGCTCAACCTCGAGCAGTGGGAGGACGCCCCGCTCATCGCCGCCGCCGAGGCGATCTACGTCGCCGAGCTCGGCACGGCGCCCGAGTCGGGCACGCTCGTCGACCGATGGCGCGAAGCGGCGCGAATCCTCTCCGCCACGCGCCGCGACGGCGACGCCGAAGCAACCGCGCTCGCCCGCGAGATCCGGCGGCACGCTCGCGGCCTCGATCTGTTCGGGCTCGAGCCCGCGGACCTCAAAGCCGCCACGGATCTGCGTGGCGCCGCGCGCTGGTCCGCGCGCAGGGCGGCGCTGCCGGCGCAGATCGCGGTCGCGTGGATTGGTGCGGTGCTGTTCTGGGTGCCGTATCGCCTCACGGCGGTCCTCGTCGATCGATCCTCCGCCGACGGCGCGAGCCGCGCGTCGATCAAGCTCGTGGGCGGCGCCGCGCTCTTCATCCTGTGGACCGCGTTGCTCGCCGCGGTCGCCTGGATCGCCGCCGGATGGACGGCTGCGGTGGCGGCGCTCGCGCTGCTGCCGCTGCTGGCTCTCACTACACTGCTGCTGCTCGAGGAGGCGAACGACGCGTGGAGCGACGCTCGCCGCTTCTTCCTCCTGCGTTCGCGGGTGCGGCCGCTCGAGGAGTTACGATCCCGTCAGCCCGAGCTGGCTCAAAGGCTCCGCGAGTTGCGCGACCGGGCGACCGGCGAGCGCGGCTGA